The following are from one region of the Lacinutrix sp. Bg11-31 genome:
- the accB gene encoding acetyl-CoA carboxylase biotin carboxyl carrier protein has translation MDLKDIQNLIKFVAKSGASEVKLETDDVKITIKTGSEETTIVQQMPMGQMPQMQMPVAQAPVASTPAATQASESEDSKYITVKSPIIGTFYRKPSPDKPLFVEVGQTIAEGDVLCIIEAMKLFNEIESEVSGKVVKILVDDSSPVEFDQPLFLVDPS, from the coding sequence ATGGATTTAAAAGACATTCAAAACTTAATCAAGTTTGTAGCAAAATCTGGTGCAAGTGAGGTGAAATTAGAAACAGACGATGTTAAGATTACAATAAAAACAGGATCTGAAGAAACAACTATTGTGCAACAAATGCCAATGGGCCAAATGCCGCAAATGCAAATGCCAGTAGCGCAAGCTCCTGTAGCATCAACTCCAGCAGCAACACAAGCTTCGGAAAGCGAAGACTCTAAGTATATAACTGTAAAATCTCCAATTATTGGAACATTTTATAGAAAGCCATCACCAGACAAACCTTTATTTGTTGAGGTAGGACAGACTATAGCAGAAGGAGACGTACTTTGTATTATTGAAGCTATGAAATTATTTAACGAAATAGAATCTGAAGTTTCAGGTAAAGTAGTTAAAATTTTAGTAGACGATTCTTCTCCTGTAGAATTTGATCAACCATTATTTTTAGTAGATCCATCATAA
- the accC gene encoding acetyl-CoA carboxylase biotin carboxylase subunit → MFKKILIANRGEIALRVIRTCKEMGIKTVAVYSTADAESLHVKFADEAVCIGPPPSKDSYLKMSNIIAAAEITNADAIHPGYGFLSENAKFSKICAEHEIKFIGASPEMIDRMGDKANAKSTMIEAGVPCVPGSEGVIETFEDCKKIAKETGYPVMLKASAGGGGKGMRAVWKPEDLQNAWESARAESKAAFGNDDMYMEKLIEEPRHIEIQIVGDSKGTACHLSERDCSIQRRHQKLTEEVPSPFMTPALRKKMGEAAVKAAEYIKYEGAGTVEFLVDKHRNFFFMEMNTRIQVEHPITEQVIDFDLIREQILVAAGVPISGKNYLPQLHSIECRINAEDPFNDFRPSPGKITTLHAPGGHGVRLDTHVYAGYSIPPNYDSMIAKLITTAQTREEAINKMKRALDEFVIEGIKTTIPFHRQLMDHPDYLAGNYTTKFMEDFVMQKPTED, encoded by the coding sequence ATGTTTAAAAAAATACTAATTGCCAATAGAGGTGAAATAGCACTACGTGTTATTAGAACTTGTAAAGAAATGGGTATCAAGACAGTAGCTGTTTATTCTACTGCAGATGCCGAAAGTCTTCACGTAAAATTTGCAGACGAAGCGGTTTGTATTGGTCCTCCACCAAGTAAAGACTCGTATTTAAAAATGTCTAACATTATAGCAGCTGCAGAAATTACAAACGCAGATGCAATTCATCCTGGGTATGGCTTTTTATCAGAAAACGCTAAGTTTTCTAAAATTTGTGCCGAACACGAAATCAAATTTATTGGTGCCTCTCCAGAGATGATTGATAGAATGGGAGATAAAGCAAATGCAAAATCAACCATGATTGAAGCAGGAGTGCCATGTGTTCCAGGAAGTGAAGGCGTTATAGAAACATTCGAAGACTGTAAAAAAATAGCTAAAGAAACCGGTTACCCAGTAATGCTTAAAGCATCTGCAGGTGGTGGTGGAAAAGGTATGCGAGCAGTTTGGAAACCAGAAGATTTACAGAACGCTTGGGAATCTGCTCGAGCAGAATCTAAAGCCGCATTTGGAAATGACGATATGTATATGGAAAAGCTTATTGAAGAGCCTCGCCATATTGAAATTCAAATTGTTGGGGATTCTAAAGGAACAGCTTGTCACTTATCAGAAAGAGATTGCTCGATCCAAAGACGTCACCAAAAATTAACAGAAGAAGTACCTTCTCCATTCATGACGCCTGCTTTGCGTAAAAAAATGGGAGAAGCTGCAGTTAAAGCTGCCGAATATATTAAATATGAAGGCGCAGGAACAGTAGAGTTTCTAGTAGATAAACACAGAAATTTTTTCTTCATGGAGATGAATACACGTATTCAAGTAGAACATCCAATTACAGAACAAGTAATAGATTTCGACTTAATCCGTGAGCAAATTCTAGTAGCTGCAGGTGTGCCAATTTCTGGTAAAAACTATTTACCACAATTACACTCTATAGAATGTAGAATTAATGCCGAAGATCCATTTAACGACTTTAGACCTTCGCCAGGAAAAATAACAACATTACATGCTCCTGGTGGTCATGGTGTGCGTTTAGATACGCATGTTTATGCAGGATATTCTATTCCGCCAAATTACGATTCTATGATTGCTAAGTTAATTACAACAGCGCAAACAAGAGAAGAAGCTATCAATAAAATGAAGCGTGCTTTAGACGAATTCGTAATAGAAGGTATCAAAACAACAATTCCGTTCCATAGACAATTAATGGATCACCCAGATTATTTAGCTGGTAATTACACTACAAAATTCATGGAAGATTTTGTAATGCAAAAACCAACTGAAGACTAA
- a CDS encoding beta-ketoacyl-ACP synthase III: MSKISAAITAVGAYVPEYILTNKILESMVDTNNEWITSRTGIKERRILKGEGKGTSFMAIRAAQDLLKKSNISPEDIELVIVATATPDMQAASTAAYTATQIGAVNAFSFDLEAACSGFLFGMSTAARYIESGRYKNVLLIGADKNSSMINYEDRATCIIFGDGAGAVLFQPNEEGLGLQDEYLRSDGSGREFLQVKSSGSSYPVTAETIAKKENFVFQDGKTVFKNAVFNMADVAEKILKRNNLSKDDVTWLAAHQANKRIIDATAKRIELDSKKVMMNIEKYGNTTSATLPLLINDYESQLKKGDTIIFAAFGGGFTWGSIYLKWAYNS; this comes from the coding sequence ATGAGTAAAATCTCTGCGGCAATTACAGCTGTTGGCGCTTATGTGCCAGAATATATATTAACCAATAAGATTTTAGAATCGATGGTTGATACTAACAACGAATGGATAACCTCAAGAACAGGTATCAAAGAACGTCGCATCCTAAAAGGAGAAGGTAAAGGTACTTCCTTTATGGCTATTAGAGCCGCTCAAGATCTTCTTAAAAAATCTAATATAAGTCCTGAAGACATAGAATTGGTAATTGTAGCTACTGCAACACCAGATATGCAAGCAGCATCTACTGCAGCATATACTGCTACACAAATAGGAGCTGTAAATGCATTCTCTTTCGATTTGGAAGCAGCATGTTCAGGTTTTCTCTTTGGCATGTCTACAGCAGCTAGATATATCGAATCTGGACGTTATAAAAATGTATTACTTATTGGAGCAGACAAAAACTCTTCAATGATTAATTATGAGGATAGGGCAACATGTATCATCTTTGGAGATGGAGCAGGAGCTGTTTTATTTCAGCCAAATGAAGAAGGTTTAGGTTTACAAGACGAATACCTAAGAAGTGATGGGTCAGGTAGAGAATTTCTTCAAGTAAAATCAAGTGGTTCTTCTTATCCTGTAACAGCAGAAACTATAGCTAAAAAAGAAAATTTTGTTTTTCAAGATGGAAAAACAGTTTTTAAAAACGCAGTTTTTAATATGGCAGATGTCGCTGAAAAAATTCTTAAAAGAAATAATTTATCAAAAGATGATGTTACTTGGTTAGCAGCACATCAAGCTAATAAGAGAATTATTGATGCAACAGCAAAACGTATTGAGCTGGATAGCAAAAAAGTAATGATGAATATAGAGAAGTATGGAAACACTACTTCTGCAACATTACCATTATTAATAAATGATTATGAATCGCAATTAAAAAAAGGCGATACTATTATTTTTGCCGCCTTTGGAGGTGGCTTTACTTGGGGCTCAATATATTTAAAATGGGCTTACAATTCTTAA